One window from the genome of Choloepus didactylus isolate mChoDid1 chromosome 2, mChoDid1.pri, whole genome shotgun sequence encodes:
- the ANP32E gene encoding acidic leucine-rich nuclear phosphoprotein 32 family member E isoform X5 — protein MEMKKRINLELRNRAPEEVTELVLDNCHCVNGEIEGLNDTFKELEFLSMANVELSSLARLPSLNKLRKLELSDNIISGGLEVLAEKCPNLTYLNLSGNKIKDLSTVEALMEMKMMKMKRKMKLVHLKDMKKRRRKMRRRKMRMKMKLAQNWEREKKWASHT, from the exons atggAGATGAAGAAGAGGATTAACCTGGAGTTAAGGAACAGAGCTCCGGAAGAG GTAACAGAGTTAGTCCTCGATAATTGCCACTGTGTCAATGGGGAAATTGAGGGTCTGAATGATACTTTTAAAGAATTAGAGTTTCTGAGTATGGCTAATGTGGAACTAAGTTCACTGGCCCGGCTTCCCAGCTTAAATAAACTGCGAAAG TTGGAACTTAGTGACAATATAATCTCTGGAGGCTTGGAAGTCCTGGCAGAGAAATGTCCAAATCTAACCTACCTCAATCTGAGTGGAAACAAAATCAAAGATCTCAGCACAGTAGAAGCTCTG atggagatgaagatgatgaagatgaagagGAAGATGAAGCTGGTCCAcctgaaggatatgaagaagaggaggaggaagatgaggaggaggaagatgaggatGAAGATGAAGCTGGCTCAGAattgggagagggagaagaagtgGGCCTCTCATacttaa
- the CA14 gene encoding carbonic anhydrase 14 isoform X2 → MFFFTLLLEVIRILAADGGQHWTYEGPHGQDHWPASYPECGGNAQSPIDIQTDSVTFDPELPTLQPHGYDQPGTEPLDLHNNGHTVQLSLPPTLYLEGLPQKYVAAQLHLHWGQKGSPGGSEHQINSEATSAELHIVHYDSDSYDNLNEAAQRPQGLAVLGILIEVGETKNPAYEHIISHLHEIRQKDQKTSVPPFNVKELLPPQLGQFFRYNGSLTTPPCYQSVLWTVFNRRAQISMGQLEKLQETLYSTEEETSKLLVQNYRAPQPLNQRTVFASFIQVGSLYTTGEMLGLGVGILIGCLCLLLTIYFIARKIRKKRLGNRKSVVFTSARATTEA, encoded by the exons ATGTTTTTCTTCACCCTCCTGCTAGAAGTGATTCGGATCTTGGCTGCAGACGGAG GTCAACACTGGACATATGAGG GCCCACATGGTCAAGACCATTGGCCAGCCTCTTACCCTGAGTGTGGAGGCAATGCCCAGTCCCCCATCGACATCCAGACTGACAGTGTGACATTTGACCCTGAGCTACCCACTCTGCAACCCCATGGATATGATCAGCCTGGTACTGAGCCTCTGGACCTGCACAATAATGGCCACACAG TGCAACTCTCTCTGCCTCCTACCTTGTATCTGGAGGGGCTTCCCCAAAAATATGTAGCTGCCCAGCTCCACCTGCACTGGGGTCAGAAAGGATCCCCAGGGGGATCAGAGCACCAGATCAACAGTGAAGCTACATCTGCAGAG CTCCACATTGTGCATTATGACTCTGATTCCTATGACAACTTGAATGAGGCTGCTCAGAGACCTCAGGGCTTGGCTGTCCTGGGCATCCTAATTGAG GTGGGAGAGACTAAGAATCCAGCTTATGAACACATTATAAGTCACTTGCATGAAATCAGGCAGAAAG ATCAGAAGACCTCAGTGCCTCCCTTCAACGTGAAAGAGCTGCTCCCCCCACAGCTGGGGCAGTTCTTCCGTTACAATGGCTCACTTACCACGCCCCCCTGCTACCAGAGTGTGCTCTGGACAGTCTTCAATCGAAGGGCCCAGATTTCGATGGGCCAG CTGGAAAAGCTTCAGGAGACATTGTACTCCACCGAAGAGGAGACCTCTAAACTCTTGGTACAGAACTACCGAGCCCCCCAGCCTCTCAATCAGCGAACGGTCTTTGCTTCTTTTATCCAAG TGGGATCCTTGTATACCACAG GTGAAATGCTGGGCCTAGGTGTGGGAATCTTAATTGGCTGTCTCTGCCTTCTGCTGACTATTTATTTCATTGCTAGAAAGATTCG GAAGAAAAGGCTGGGGAACCGTAAGAGTGTGGTCTTCACCTCAGCACGAGCCACCACTGAGGCATAG
- the CA14 gene encoding carbonic anhydrase 14 isoform X1, giving the protein MFFFTLLLEVIRILAADGGQHWTYEGPHGQDHWPASYPECGGNAQSPIDIQTDSVTFDPELPTLQPHGYDQPGTEPLDLHNNGHTVQLSLPPTLYLEGLPQKYVAAQLHLHWGQKGSPGGSEHQINSEATSAELHIVHYDSDSYDNLNEAAQRPQGLAVLGILIEVGETKNPAYEHIISHLHEIRQKDQKTSVPPFNVKELLPPQLGQFFRYNGSLTTPPCYQSVLWTVFNRRAQISMGQLEKLQETLYSTEEETSKLLVQNYRAPQPLNQRTVFASFIQVGSLYTTGRKGWGTVRVWSSPQHEPPLRHRLPRRHPGCLPLMPIREPLKWIVGTGQKNTVEVVGRHPSFLGYPLWKSMDPGSHSRKKRAPVPQNM; this is encoded by the exons ATGTTTTTCTTCACCCTCCTGCTAGAAGTGATTCGGATCTTGGCTGCAGACGGAG GTCAACACTGGACATATGAGG GCCCACATGGTCAAGACCATTGGCCAGCCTCTTACCCTGAGTGTGGAGGCAATGCCCAGTCCCCCATCGACATCCAGACTGACAGTGTGACATTTGACCCTGAGCTACCCACTCTGCAACCCCATGGATATGATCAGCCTGGTACTGAGCCTCTGGACCTGCACAATAATGGCCACACAG TGCAACTCTCTCTGCCTCCTACCTTGTATCTGGAGGGGCTTCCCCAAAAATATGTAGCTGCCCAGCTCCACCTGCACTGGGGTCAGAAAGGATCCCCAGGGGGATCAGAGCACCAGATCAACAGTGAAGCTACATCTGCAGAG CTCCACATTGTGCATTATGACTCTGATTCCTATGACAACTTGAATGAGGCTGCTCAGAGACCTCAGGGCTTGGCTGTCCTGGGCATCCTAATTGAG GTGGGAGAGACTAAGAATCCAGCTTATGAACACATTATAAGTCACTTGCATGAAATCAGGCAGAAAG ATCAGAAGACCTCAGTGCCTCCCTTCAACGTGAAAGAGCTGCTCCCCCCACAGCTGGGGCAGTTCTTCCGTTACAATGGCTCACTTACCACGCCCCCCTGCTACCAGAGTGTGCTCTGGACAGTCTTCAATCGAAGGGCCCAGATTTCGATGGGCCAG CTGGAAAAGCTTCAGGAGACATTGTACTCCACCGAAGAGGAGACCTCTAAACTCTTGGTACAGAACTACCGAGCCCCCCAGCCTCTCAATCAGCGAACGGTCTTTGCTTCTTTTATCCAAG TGGGATCCTTGTATACCACAG GAAGAAAAGGCTGGGGAACCGTAAGAGTGTGGTCTTCACCTCAGCACGAGCCACCACTGAGGCATAGACTCCCTCGCAGACATCCTGGATGCCTTCCCCTCATGCCTATCAGGGAGCCTCTAAAATGGATTGTAGGGACTGGTCAAAAAAATACTGTAGAAGTAGTAGGCAGACACCCCTCCTTTCTTGGATATCCTCTATGGAAAAGCATGGACCCAGGTTCTCATTCAAGGAAGAAAAGAGCTCCAGTTCCTCAAAACATGTAG